In one window of Bizionia sp. M204 DNA:
- a CDS encoding helix-turn-helix domain-containing protein, which produces MVKNTNKFNFQLLFGRHLKKLRKKRSLSLRELSQRCDLDYSDIAKYEKGEVNIQLTTIYELSKGLQISPKELFDFDFDLDKN; this is translated from the coding sequence ATGGTTAAAAATACTAATAAATTCAATTTTCAGCTTTTATTTGGGAGGCACTTAAAGAAACTAAGAAAAAAAAGAAGCTTAAGTTTAAGAGAACTTTCTCAAAGGTGCGATTTGGACTATAGCGATATTGCCAAATATGAAAAAGGTGAAGTTAACATTCAATTAACTACAATATATGAATTATCAAAAGGCTTACAAATTTCACCAAAAGAACTTTTCGATTTTGATTTTGATTTGGATAAAAATTAA